The following nucleotide sequence is from Magnetococcales bacterium.
AAGCCCTGTGGCAATTGATCCATCTATCCCATCAGGTGGCGCGCAACCTCCTTTTCATTCTGTCGCGGCGGATGCGTTTCACCAACGAAGTGATCGTCGAGAACGCCAAACGTCAAACCCTGCTGGAGCACTATGCCCGGGTCGATCCCCTTACCGGACTGTATAACCGCCGTTGGATGGACGAATCCCTCTCCCGGCAGATGCTGCGTTGCCAGCATAGCGACAAGCCGCTCTCCCTGATCATGATGGATGTGGACCGATTCAAGGCTTTCAACGACACCCACGGCCATCTGGCCGGGGATTTCGCTCTGATTACTTTGGCGCAAACCCTCTCGGAAATGCTGCGTCCAGGCGATTTTGCAGCCCGTTATGGGGGTGAGGAGTTTATCGTGGTTCTGCCGGAGACGAGCCTGGCTGATGGTTTTACCATCGCCGAACGATTGCGGTCCGCGATTGCCGAAACGGAGATTCTGACCGGCGATGGTTCCACCCTGCCTCCCCTGACCATCTCTGCCGGTATCGCGACGACGCCGCCGGCCACCTCGATCGAAGAGTTGATCGCCACGTCCGACAAGGCCCTCTATCAAGCCAAGGACGCTGGGCGCAATCGGGTGTTTCCGACCGCATGAAAAATCCGCCCGCCCCCGTGCCTGTGGCGCCGGGAGGGCGCACCCCTTTTCGAACTCTGGGTCACGTGCTTGTCGTAGTTGTGGTTGTCGTTCTGGTTGCACTTCCGCCTCGCCAAGCCAACACTGCCCGGACCGGGGAGGTTGTCCCTGTCACGGGCGCGGCCACCGTCCTCGACGGAGATTCCCTGCGGATCGATGGCCAGGAGATTCGCCTGCACGGAGTAGATGCCTGGGAGGCTCAACAAACCTGCCCGGACCAAAAGGGCCAACCGTTCCCTTGTGGCGCCATGGCATCCGCTTTCTTGCAGGAGTTGGTCAAAGATGAACCGGTGCTTTGCATCCCCCTTCTGCGTGATCGTTATCGACGTCTGGTCAGCCACTGCCTGTTGCGTGGCCGGGATTTGGGTTGGATATTGGTGGAAAAAGGTTGGGCAGTCGCCTATACCCGTTACTCGGACTACTACCGATCATCGGAACAGCAAGCCAGAGATCAACGCCTGGGTGGCTGGCGAGGGGGGGCCAGTCATGAACCGCGATCGCCGGAAACATGGCGCATCGCCAACCGCTCCAGATCAAACCATCGCTAGGGGTTCCGTCATGAAGCCTATTTTCGTGCCAGTTGCCGTTTTCTTGCGTCACGCCGGGCATTCTTTCCTGATATTTCTAGGCGTGTGGCTCATGTGGGTGTCGCCGCTTCAGGCCGACATATACGAGTGTGTCCATCGCGTTTCGGGTGATCGCGTCTGGCGTAATCGACCTTGCGATCCGAGCGAAAACAGGGCCTCTTTTCAGGTCACCACACCAGATC
It contains:
- a CDS encoding GGDEF domain-containing protein, encoding MIELDLHDENFRNLRLFQGVSPESIEHVIKTCSVRHLQREEVLLAPGQANNEIYLLLSGTLRIHLETLGTPALTMIQPGECVGEMSIIDNEIASAFVVAAEKCTLLSIHQEALWQLIHLSHQVARNLLFILSRRMRFTNEVIVENAKRQTLLEHYARVDPLTGLYNRRWMDESLSRQMLRCQHSDKPLSLIMMDVDRFKAFNDTHGHLAGDFALITLAQTLSEMLRPGDFAARYGGEEFIVVLPETSLADGFTIAERLRSAIAETEILTGDGSTLPPLTISAGIATTPPATSIEELIATSDKALYQAKDAGRNRVFPTA
- a CDS encoding thermonuclease family protein; translated protein: MKNPPAPVPVAPGGRTPFRTLGHVLVVVVVVVLVALPPRQANTARTGEVVPVTGAATVLDGDSLRIDGQEIRLHGVDAWEAQQTCPDQKGQPFPCGAMASAFLQELVKDEPVLCIPLLRDRYRRLVSHCLLRGRDLGWILVEKGWAVAYTRYSDYYRSSEQQARDQRLGGWRGGASHEPRSPETWRIANRSRSNHR